From a region of the Roseivirga sp. 4D4 genome:
- a CDS encoding DEAD/DEAH box helicase codes for MTFTELNLHEDVLAGLDAMGFEKPTPIQEAAIPTIIANKDLIGCAQTGTGKTAAFLLPLMHKIAESGVSDEHINTMIICPTRELAVQIDQQLEGLSYFSGITSLPVYGGGDGAGFTREKNALAKGTHIVIGTPGKLISHLNLGYVKVDQLKHLVLDEADRMLDMGFHEDIMKIINHLPKERQNLLFSATMAPKIRKMAKEILNDPEEINISIAKPSEKITQAAFLTYDSQKIDLVKHLLRFGDIPSLIVFTSRKSKVRDITRALQKEGFKAKGISSDLEQSAREDILREFKNKQLPIIVATDVISRGIDVDNIDMIINYDVPNDAADYVHRIGRTARAESEGEAVTFINEDDQENFQKIEQLIEAEVRKVPMPDFLGDGPEYNPKKFAGRGRKSYGGKKKHFKKRR; via the coding sequence TTGACCTTTACAGAACTCAATTTACATGAAGATGTGCTTGCAGGATTGGATGCAATGGGGTTCGAAAAACCAACTCCAATCCAAGAGGCCGCCATCCCTACCATCATAGCCAACAAAGATCTTATCGGTTGTGCACAAACAGGTACTGGTAAAACAGCAGCTTTCCTGTTACCTCTGATGCATAAGATAGCCGAAAGTGGAGTATCTGATGAGCATATCAATACCATGATTATCTGTCCAACACGGGAACTGGCTGTGCAAATTGATCAGCAGTTAGAAGGACTGAGCTATTTCAGTGGCATTACCTCCTTACCCGTCTATGGCGGTGGTGACGGAGCTGGTTTTACCAGAGAAAAGAATGCGCTGGCCAAAGGAACCCACATTGTGATCGGCACCCCGGGCAAGCTAATATCTCACCTCAATCTCGGTTATGTAAAGGTTGATCAACTCAAGCATTTGGTCCTCGATGAGGCCGATCGAATGCTTGACATGGGTTTCCATGAGGATATCATGAAGATTATCAATCATCTGCCAAAAGAGCGTCAAAACCTTCTTTTCTCTGCTACCATGGCACCGAAGATTAGGAAAATGGCCAAAGAGATACTGAATGATCCAGAAGAAATCAACATCTCAATTGCGAAGCCATCTGAAAAGATCACCCAAGCTGCTTTTCTTACCTATGATTCTCAAAAGATTGATCTCGTAAAGCACTTATTGAGATTTGGAGATATTCCTAGCCTGATTGTTTTTACTTCCAGAAAGTCTAAGGTAAGAGACATCACTCGTGCCTTGCAAAAAGAAGGTTTTAAGGCGAAAGGAATTTCGAGTGACCTGGAGCAGTCAGCGAGAGAAGATATTCTCAGAGAATTTAAGAATAAGCAATTGCCGATCATTGTGGCTACGGATGTAATCTCTCGTGGAATCGATGTGGACAACATCGATATGATCATTAACTATGATGTACCAAATGATGCCGCAGATTATGTGCACCGTATTGGTAGAACGGCCCGTGCTGAGTCAGAGGGCGAAGCGGTGACATTTATCAATGAAGATGATCAGGAGAACTTCCAGAAGATTGAGCAACTGATTGAAGCTGAAGTACGAAAAGTGCCTATGCCTGACTTTTTGGGTGACGGCCCAGAGTATAACCCAAAAAAGTTTGCTGGTAGAGGTCGTAAATCTTACGGAGGCAAAAAGAAGCACTTCAAAAAGAGAAGGTAG
- the trkA gene encoding Trk system potassium transporter TrkA — protein sequence MRVIIAGVGNVGFHLAKLLCQEGQDIVLIDRAADKLKQASNTVDAGTIKGTSTSYAVLEEAGVADADLLIAVTSSEEANIATAIIAKHLGAKRTIARISNTEFLYQKDKLNLKHLGIDDVISPESLAAREIKRLLKEVAVTDSFEFEKGLLQLIGVNIDSKSPLKGKSMLEVAKINPDQSFMTVAILRDNETIIPYGDTCFEENDHAYFIAQPDGVEKLLFLTGKKKEGVKSVMILGGSRVGFHAAKLLSARYNVKLIERDAQKCFELADQLPDAMVINGDGRNVDLLEEESINEMDAFIAVTGDSETNIISCLVAKKMGVKKTIAMVENMDYIHLSQSIGVDTMINKKLIAANFIFRHIRQGEIVSIASIHGVDAEILEFEVQETSKITEQELRNLEFPKSAIIGGVIRDGKGLTTPGNFKFQPKDRVVVLSKLECIKKVEDYFI from the coding sequence ATGAGAGTTATTATTGCGGGTGTTGGAAATGTGGGGTTTCATTTGGCTAAACTTCTCTGTCAAGAGGGACAAGACATTGTCTTGATTGATAGGGCTGCAGATAAATTAAAACAGGCAAGTAACACTGTAGATGCTGGTACGATTAAGGGTACTTCTACCTCCTACGCTGTTTTGGAAGAGGCAGGTGTAGCAGATGCTGACTTGCTTATAGCCGTTACTTCGTCCGAAGAAGCCAATATTGCTACAGCGATTATCGCGAAGCACTTAGGTGCAAAGAGAACCATTGCACGTATTTCCAATACAGAATTTCTTTACCAAAAGGATAAGCTTAATTTGAAGCACCTCGGTATTGATGATGTGATTTCTCCTGAATCGCTTGCCGCCCGTGAGATTAAGAGATTGCTTAAGGAAGTAGCCGTAACCGATAGCTTTGAATTCGAGAAGGGTTTACTTCAATTGATTGGTGTTAATATTGATTCTAAGAGTCCGCTCAAAGGCAAGTCAATGCTCGAGGTGGCCAAGATCAACCCAGATCAGTCATTTATGACAGTGGCTATACTTAGAGATAATGAGACTATTATTCCTTATGGCGATACCTGCTTTGAAGAGAATGATCATGCCTATTTCATTGCACAACCTGATGGAGTTGAAAAACTACTTTTCCTAACCGGGAAGAAAAAAGAAGGTGTCAAGAGTGTTATGATCCTCGGTGGATCGCGTGTAGGCTTTCATGCAGCCAAGTTACTGAGTGCTCGATACAATGTCAAATTGATAGAACGTGATGCCCAGAAGTGCTTCGAACTTGCCGATCAATTGCCTGATGCGATGGTAATCAACGGTGACGGTAGAAATGTCGACCTCCTTGAAGAAGAAAGTATCAACGAAATGGATGCCTTCATTGCTGTGACGGGTGATTCTGAAACGAATATCATTTCTTGTCTGGTAGCCAAAAAAATGGGTGTTAAGAAAACTATCGCCATGGTGGAAAACATGGATTACATACACCTTTCGCAGAGTATTGGTGTTGACACCATGATCAATAAGAAACTAATAGCAGCAAACTTTATCTTCCGTCATATTCGTCAGGGAGAAATTGTGTCTATCGCCAGTATTCATGGAGTAGATGCAGAGATCTTAGAATTTGAAGTGCAGGAAACCTCAAAAATTACGGAGCAAGAACTGCGTAATCTTGAATTCCCCAAATCTGCCATTATCGGTGGTGTTATCAGAGATGGCAAAGGATTGACCACTCCAGGCAACTTCAAGTTTCAACCCAAAGACCGAGTGGTCGTACTGTCCAAGCTAGAGTGTATCAAAAAGGTTGAAGATTACTTCATCTAG
- a CDS encoding biotin-dependent carboxyltransferase family protein codes for MSDVLKVTCLKAGLYTSVQDEGRIGFQDQGIPFSGALDKSSMHIVNSLVGNPSTSPVLEMTMFGPTLSFQGNGQIAMAGADMKATLNDNVIENYTTINVTSGDILAFHNTAHGCRTYLAIGGLWQTKQWLGSYSALPSLMQNDGLPSKIRDGFSFEVITRDEFAPKRIPMHQRPIYAECYIIRVVTGPEFHRFEIDVIQAFFEQIFIVDADSNRMGYRLKGQLDDYKPVGEEISSGITIGTVQLNNGGSPIILMADAQTTGGYPRIANVVQEDLELVAQMKPGDELKFMLVSLETS; via the coding sequence ATGTCTGATGTATTGAAGGTCACATGTTTGAAAGCGGGACTCTATACTTCCGTCCAAGACGAAGGCCGAATTGGTTTTCAAGATCAGGGAATTCCATTCTCTGGTGCCTTGGACAAAAGCTCGATGCACATAGTCAATAGCCTCGTTGGCAATCCTTCAACTTCACCCGTTCTGGAAATGACAATGTTTGGGCCGACACTCTCGTTCCAGGGCAATGGCCAAATTGCCATGGCCGGAGCTGACATGAAAGCAACACTCAATGATAACGTGATTGAAAACTATACTACAATTAATGTAACATCAGGTGATATTTTGGCCTTTCATAATACGGCCCATGGCTGCCGCACTTATCTGGCGATCGGAGGTCTGTGGCAAACAAAACAATGGCTAGGTAGCTATAGCGCATTGCCAAGTTTGATGCAAAACGATGGCCTGCCTTCCAAGATCAGAGATGGTTTCAGTTTTGAAGTCATTACAAGAGACGAATTTGCTCCAAAGAGAATTCCAATGCACCAAAGGCCAATATATGCTGAATGCTATATCATTCGGGTAGTCACAGGGCCTGAGTTTCACCGATTCGAAATCGATGTGATTCAAGCGTTCTTTGAGCAAATCTTTATTGTGGATGCTGACTCTAATAGAATGGGATATCGATTGAAAGGACAGCTTGACGATTATAAACCTGTAGGTGAGGAAATATCATCGGGAATTACGATCGGGACAGTTCAACTCAATAATGGAGGTAGTCCTATCATATTAATGGCCGATGCACAAACCACAGGTGGTTACCCTAGAATAGCAAACGTGGTTCAAGAAGATTTGGAGTTAGTGGCCCAAATGAAGCCTGGTGATGAGTTGAAATTTATGCTAGTCAGTTTAGAAACCTCTTAA
- a CDS encoding S-adenosylmethionine:tRNA ribosyltransferase-isomerase: MSIPESPDLSVFNYHLPDEKIAKRPLANRHDSKLLLYEKGYISDKVFREAPEFLDERTTLFFNNTKVIPARLHFQKDTGAQIEIFLLKPVSPTPIISTVMESTDEVIWECMVGNLKRWKEETVLRRTLNDGNQEVQLKATLVNRDERLVSFKWDNKDYAFAEIVELAGQVPLPPYLNRAAEPEDKPRYQTVYSKEEGAVAAPTAGLHFTDQILEQLKQNGVKESFLTLHVSAGTFQPIKVDDAREHPMHSEQIEVTIDTIKDIVEAKRVVAVGTTSMRSLESLYWFGVRLANGNEQFNIEKLELYQAGDLPSRTEAFQYIHDWMIDKGIDKLSGSTEIFIMPGYQFKVCDGLFTNFHQPGSTLMLLVAAFIGEHWQKVYDHALQNEYRFLSYGDSSLLLP; the protein is encoded by the coding sequence ATGAGCATACCAGAATCACCTGATTTATCAGTATTCAATTATCATCTACCCGATGAAAAAATAGCCAAACGCCCTCTAGCGAACCGTCATGATTCCAAGTTGTTGCTATATGAAAAGGGATACATCAGCGACAAGGTATTTAGAGAAGCACCTGAATTTCTCGATGAGCGCACAACCCTCTTCTTCAATAACACCAAAGTAATCCCGGCAAGGCTTCACTTCCAGAAGGACACTGGTGCACAAATAGAGATCTTTCTACTCAAGCCTGTATCACCAACCCCAATTATTAGCACGGTGATGGAATCCACTGATGAAGTTATTTGGGAATGCATGGTAGGCAACCTCAAAAGGTGGAAAGAGGAAACAGTTCTTAGAAGAACTCTAAATGATGGAAATCAGGAGGTACAACTAAAGGCAACTTTGGTCAATAGAGATGAAAGGCTGGTATCCTTTAAATGGGATAACAAGGATTATGCTTTCGCGGAGATAGTAGAATTAGCTGGGCAAGTACCTCTGCCCCCCTATCTGAATCGTGCTGCCGAACCAGAGGATAAACCTCGGTATCAAACGGTTTATTCTAAAGAAGAAGGTGCGGTTGCTGCACCAACCGCTGGTTTACACTTTACAGATCAAATACTAGAGCAACTCAAGCAAAACGGTGTGAAAGAGTCCTTTCTGACGCTTCATGTGAGTGCCGGCACTTTTCAACCGATAAAGGTTGATGATGCTCGAGAGCACCCTATGCATTCGGAACAAATTGAAGTCACCATTGACACTATTAAGGACATAGTCGAAGCAAAACGTGTCGTGGCGGTGGGCACCACATCTATGCGATCTTTAGAGAGTCTCTATTGGTTTGGTGTTCGTTTGGCAAATGGAAATGAGCAATTTAATATTGAAAAACTCGAGCTCTATCAAGCAGGTGATTTACCAAGTCGAACCGAAGCATTTCAGTACATTCATGACTGGATGATTGATAAAGGAATTGACAAGCTTTCGGGCAGTACTGAAATTTTTATTATGCCCGGCTATCAATTTAAAGTATGCGATGGATTGTTCACCAATTTCCATCAGCCTGGTAGTACCCTCATGCTTTTGGTGGCTGCATTCATAGGTGAGCATTGGCAAAAAGTATATGATCACGCATTGCAAAACGAATACCGTTTTTTGAGTTACGGAGACTCGTCACTTTTGCTTCCTTAA
- the pxpB gene encoding 5-oxoprolinase subunit PxpB — MKIQPFGESAILVSFEKVISEEVNQKVISLYNALGDEKGITYLIPAYNSLTIGFEPESWTFDSISKLIKELNQRRPKEEAEKAPKVYSIPVCYEQPYDLDSDEVCTQTGLSKEELIQVHTDQVFRVYMLGFVAGFAYMGSLPKHLACERKATPRLSVPKGSVGLAGLQTGIYPTEAPGGWQIIGQTPLNMFDPNREQTSLLKPGDYVKFRSIGLEEFKIIQLKIETAIFQMEEAHV; from the coding sequence ATGAAAATCCAGCCTTTTGGAGAAAGTGCCATTCTAGTATCCTTCGAAAAAGTGATTTCGGAGGAGGTAAACCAAAAGGTCATATCATTATACAATGCGCTAGGCGATGAAAAGGGAATCACCTACCTCATTCCTGCCTATAACTCACTAACCATAGGTTTTGAACCTGAAAGTTGGACTTTCGACTCAATTTCAAAGTTGATAAAGGAATTAAACCAAAGACGTCCAAAAGAAGAGGCAGAAAAGGCGCCAAAGGTCTACTCGATCCCAGTCTGTTATGAGCAGCCTTATGATCTGGATTCTGATGAAGTCTGCACACAGACAGGCTTAAGCAAGGAGGAATTGATCCAAGTACATACCGATCAGGTCTTCCGGGTTTATATGTTGGGCTTTGTAGCCGGTTTTGCCTACATGGGAAGCTTACCCAAACATTTAGCCTGCGAAAGAAAAGCAACACCGCGGTTGAGTGTTCCAAAAGGTTCGGTGGGTTTGGCGGGTCTACAAACAGGCATCTACCCTACCGAAGCTCCAGGAGGTTGGCAGATCATCGGGCAAACGCCACTCAATATGTTTGATCCGAATCGAGAACAGACCAGCTTACTGAAACCCGGGGATTATGTAAAGTTTCGATCAATCGGATTAGAAGAGTTCAAAATCATTCAGCTAAAGATTGAAACCGCCATTTTCCAAATGGAAGAAGCCCATGTCTGA
- a CDS encoding mechanosensitive ion channel family protein, translating into MTKVYDWLINYINSNIPLLGEPIPAFGEGASFTATEIIIPIVFLFLVNLLGNLVRATLINRILPRYVHDRKTVLSIGNTTKYTLLVIGIAFLLTAIGLNEDSELNYSFTRDEDGKPDLTLFSIARLAFFMTLLVFLSGKLKSIFVKQILSKYSDDIGVSQSIGTIIQYFIIIVGAFVVIQNSGINLGSLNVLAGALGVGIGFGLQNIANNFISGLIILFERPIKVGDRIEVGSVTGDVVKISSRASTVNTNDNISIIIPNSDLINKQVINWSHNDRRIRYHVPVGVSYKEDPAIIKKVLLEVADANKDVLKRPAPDVLFVGYGDSSIDFDLLIWTSSYIDKPIILKSQLYYEIFEKFKEHGIEIPYPQRDLHLKSGWTNTDKPLK; encoded by the coding sequence ATGACAAAAGTCTACGATTGGCTGATCAATTATATCAACTCTAACATCCCGCTTTTGGGTGAGCCAATCCCAGCCTTCGGAGAAGGTGCTTCTTTTACGGCCACGGAGATTATCATACCGATCGTCTTTCTATTTCTGGTGAACTTATTGGGTAACCTTGTCAGGGCCACACTGATTAATCGGATACTTCCTCGATATGTTCACGATCGTAAAACAGTGCTTTCCATTGGCAATACGACTAAGTATACATTGCTTGTGATAGGTATCGCCTTTTTACTCACGGCAATTGGACTCAATGAGGACTCAGAACTTAATTACTCCTTTACAAGAGACGAAGATGGAAAACCAGACCTAACGCTCTTCAGCATAGCAAGGCTGGCTTTCTTTATGACATTGCTGGTTTTCCTTTCGGGGAAGCTGAAATCTATTTTCGTCAAACAGATATTATCCAAATACTCTGATGATATAGGGGTCAGTCAGTCCATAGGAACCATCATACAATACTTTATTATCATAGTAGGTGCTTTTGTGGTGATTCAAAACTCAGGAATTAATTTGGGTTCGTTGAACGTGCTAGCCGGTGCACTCGGTGTGGGTATTGGTTTTGGACTGCAGAACATTGCCAACAATTTCATTTCTGGTCTAATCATTCTTTTTGAAAGACCAATTAAGGTAGGTGACCGCATTGAGGTTGGGAGTGTAACAGGCGATGTTGTGAAGATCTCTTCCCGTGCAAGTACAGTGAATACCAATGATAATATTTCCATTATCATTCCTAATTCAGACCTTATCAACAAGCAAGTCATCAATTGGAGCCATAATGATAGGCGTATTAGATACCATGTGCCTGTAGGGGTGTCTTATAAGGAAGATCCTGCGATCATCAAGAAAGTGTTGCTAGAAGTTGCAGATGCCAACAAGGACGTATTGAAAAGGCCGGCTCCTGATGTGCTATTTGTTGGCTATGGAGATAGCTCCATCGACTTTGATTTGCTCATATGGACAAGTAGTTACATCGACAAACCGATCATTTTAAAGAGCCAGCTCTATTACGAGATTTTTGAGAAGTTCAAGGAACATGGAATTGAAATTCCTTACCCTCAGCGGGATTTACATCTAAAATCTGGTTGGACAAATACAGACAAACCGCTGAAGTAG
- a CDS encoding heavy-metal-associated domain-containing protein — MKKAIYKTNINCGGCIATVTPFMEQAKSVEDWSVDTDSKNKLLTVSGANLDKKEVENLVKSAGFEIKEKKGLFSF, encoded by the coding sequence ATGAAGAAAGCCATCTATAAGACAAATATTAACTGCGGTGGATGTATAGCTACAGTAACGCCCTTTATGGAACAAGCCAAAAGCGTTGAAGACTGGTCTGTAGATACAGACTCTAAAAATAAATTGCTGACTGTTTCGGGAGCTAACTTAGATAAGAAAGAGGTAGAGAACTTAGTGAAATCTGCGGGTTTCGAAATCAAGGAAAAGAAAGGCTTATTCTCCTTCTAA
- a CDS encoding TrkH family potassium uptake protein, translating to MRFNLKVIGDILGILLLINGGFMALCLPISLYYGEHDWIAITTSSIITLGSGFLLRYITRKKKSKELKKKDGYLIVTAGWIVMSIFGALPYIISGSIPNFSNAFFETISGYTTTGASILTDIESVPNGILFWRSLTQWIGGMGIIVLALAILPFLGIGGMQLFVAEAPGITPDKLQPRIQETAKRLWFLYVGLTLAEAIALYFAGMDPFDAINHSLTTMATGGFSTKNDSLQFVDPLIQYIVIFFMFLAGTSFTLTYFGLKRNFKKVFKNEEFLVYLSFTAVITVIVTVTLLVVNDKPFENSFRDALFQVVSLITTTGFVSADYTSWAPFLSVLFFILLFVGGSAGSTAGGVKVIRHVVLFKNSFLELKRQLHPSAVMPVRISGKAVEQSIVYNVLAFIMIYILVFLVGVTLLSSMNVDFDTAFGAVATSLGNVGPGIGDVGPLNNFAGMPTGGKWLLSALMLLGRLELFTVLMLLSPHFWRKR from the coding sequence ATGAGGTTCAACTTAAAAGTTATCGGTGACATACTGGGGATTCTTCTCCTGATCAATGGTGGCTTTATGGCACTGTGCCTACCCATCTCACTCTATTACGGAGAGCATGATTGGATTGCGATAACCACCTCAAGCATTATTACCCTTGGTTCTGGCTTCCTATTGAGATACATCACCAGAAAAAAGAAAAGCAAAGAACTTAAAAAGAAAGACGGTTATCTGATTGTAACTGCAGGGTGGATAGTAATGTCCATTTTTGGCGCTTTACCCTACATCATCAGTGGGTCTATCCCCAACTTTAGTAACGCATTTTTTGAGACTATTTCTGGTTATACTACTACCGGAGCATCCATATTAACAGATATAGAATCGGTACCGAACGGCATTCTATTCTGGAGAAGCTTAACGCAATGGATAGGTGGTATGGGAATCATTGTACTGGCCCTTGCAATCCTACCCTTCTTGGGTATTGGAGGAATGCAGCTATTCGTTGCCGAAGCTCCTGGTATTACTCCAGATAAACTTCAGCCTCGTATTCAGGAGACTGCCAAGCGGCTTTGGTTTCTCTACGTAGGACTGACATTGGCTGAAGCCATTGCACTCTATTTTGCAGGCATGGACCCTTTCGATGCGATCAATCACTCCTTGACCACGATGGCTACAGGGGGCTTCTCAACTAAGAACGATAGCCTTCAGTTTGTGGATCCTTTGATTCAGTATATCGTGATCTTCTTTATGTTCCTGGCGGGAACAAGTTTTACCCTTACCTATTTTGGACTTAAAAGGAATTTCAAGAAGGTATTCAAGAACGAAGAGTTTTTAGTCTACCTCAGTTTTACAGCGGTGATCACTGTAATTGTAACGGTAACACTGCTTGTTGTTAATGACAAACCCTTTGAAAACTCTTTCAGAGATGCACTATTTCAAGTAGTCTCTTTGATTACTACCACTGGTTTTGTATCAGCTGACTATACTTCATGGGCACCATTCTTATCCGTATTATTCTTTATTCTTCTATTTGTAGGAGGTTCTGCCGGATCTACTGCGGGTGGGGTAAAAGTAATACGGCATGTGGTATTGTTCAAAAACTCCTTTCTAGAGTTGAAAAGGCAACTTCATCCCTCTGCCGTAATGCCTGTAAGAATTAGTGGTAAGGCAGTAGAGCAAAGCATAGTATACAATGTCCTTGCCTTTATTATGATTTACATTCTGGTCTTCTTGGTCGGAGTGACTTTACTCTCCTCGATGAATGTAGATTTTGACACTGCCTTTGGAGCTGTGGCTACCTCTTTGGGTAATGTAGGTCCTGGTATCGGTGATGTAGGCCCATTGAATAACTTTGCTGGCATGCCCACCGGTGGAAAGTGGCTACTCTCGGCTTTGATGTTACTCGGTAGACTCGAACTCTTTACAGTCTTGATGCTACTCTCTCCTCACTTCTGGAGAAAGCGATAA
- a CDS encoding 5-oxoprolinase subunit PxpA, with translation MDSVDINCDMGESFGNFKIGNDEAIFPHITSCNIACGIHAGDPYHIEKTINLALEHDVQIGAHPGYPDLQGFGRRVIPIAQEELSSFIKYQVSALQGMVASAGGKLAYVKPHGALYNEIANNRVVAETVYRAIKKIDPKLKIMGLAGSHVEEILDTVGMDYIPEAFADRRYEADGKLRSRSLPLAVIDDASFAAQQVVSITQQGKTTTLDGIDVMLSAKSFCIHGDNPAAVDILKAIETLLAQNQIDKKHF, from the coding sequence ATGGATTCTGTAGATATCAACTGCGATATGGGCGAAAGCTTCGGCAACTTTAAAATTGGCAATGACGAAGCCATCTTCCCTCATATCACATCCTGCAATATAGCCTGTGGCATTCATGCCGGAGATCCTTATCACATAGAGAAGACAATCAACTTGGCACTTGAACATGATGTTCAAATTGGTGCCCATCCAGGCTACCCTGACCTGCAGGGTTTTGGACGAAGGGTAATCCCTATTGCGCAGGAAGAACTCTCCTCCTTCATCAAATACCAAGTATCTGCCTTGCAGGGCATGGTAGCCAGTGCTGGAGGTAAACTCGCTTATGTGAAGCCTCATGGTGCGCTCTACAACGAAATTGCAAACAATCGTGTGGTGGCTGAGACAGTCTATAGGGCCATCAAAAAGATTGATCCCAAGTTGAAAATTATGGGGCTGGCCGGTAGTCATGTTGAGGAGATACTAGACACTGTGGGTATGGACTACATACCAGAGGCCTTCGCAGATAGAAGATATGAGGCAGATGGTAAATTAAGGTCAAGATCATTACCGTTGGCGGTGATTGATGATGCTTCTTTTGCTGCCCAACAAGTTGTCTCTATAACTCAACAAGGCAAGACAACAACCTTGGATGGAATTGACGTTATGCTTTCAGCGAAGAGTTTCTGCATTCATGGCGACAATCCTGCCGCTGTAGATATACTAAAAGCAATTGAGACGTTATTAGCTCAAAATCAGATTGACAAAAAGCACTTCTGA